The proteins below are encoded in one region of Gemmatimonadota bacterium:
- a CDS encoding citrate lyase subunit alpha has translation MPESVTEAARTTNAAGREVPTIVNGVPRTPFAGVHAHRPDGTRHAPPVRSCADYPADGDKRAGSLKEALVAAGLRDGMVISTHHHFRNGDLIAVQIFDIAAELGMKDLVWAPSASFPCHAPIVKHLESGVVHHIEGSMNGPLGDFASGGGMRGTGVLRSHGGRYQAIQDGELRIDISIVAAPTADAFGNATGDRGPSACGLLGFALADSRYADHVIVVTDNLVPFPCLPWQIQGNDVDQVVVVDRVGDPSKIVSGTTRVTTSPDRLLIAEYVARFVRDSGILRDGFSFQAGAGGIALAFALKLKEMMLERDITASFVRGGSTQYLVEMLERGLTKCILDGQTFDLEGVRSMRENAAHANTSPFTSYNYHGKGNFASMVDVVVLGATEVDTDFNANVVTHSDGRLLHGIGGWQNCLFGKCTVLALPSFRDRIPVLVDRVTTLTGPGELVDVVVTERGVAVNPRREDLLEDLCGSDLPVRSIADIKAEVEELCGGPPSPPDLGEEVIAAIHWVDGTVIDAVRRVERPAKESG, from the coding sequence ATGCCTGAGAGCGTGACGGAGGCCGCACGGACGACGAACGCCGCGGGGCGCGAAGTTCCCACGATCGTCAACGGGGTGCCGCGCACTCCCTTCGCGGGCGTTCATGCGCACCGCCCGGATGGCACGCGACACGCGCCGCCGGTGCGTTCGTGCGCGGACTACCCGGCGGATGGCGACAAGCGCGCGGGGTCGCTGAAGGAAGCACTGGTGGCGGCGGGACTTCGCGACGGCATGGTCATCTCCACGCATCACCACTTCCGCAACGGAGACCTCATCGCGGTGCAGATCTTCGACATCGCGGCGGAACTGGGCATGAAGGATCTCGTGTGGGCGCCGAGCGCGTCCTTCCCGTGCCACGCCCCGATCGTGAAGCATCTGGAGAGCGGCGTTGTGCATCACATCGAGGGGTCGATGAACGGCCCGCTCGGAGACTTCGCGTCCGGCGGCGGGATGCGCGGGACGGGAGTCCTTCGTTCGCACGGGGGGCGGTATCAGGCGATCCAGGACGGGGAGCTCAGAATCGACATCTCGATCGTGGCGGCGCCGACGGCCGACGCGTTCGGGAACGCGACCGGTGACCGCGGCCCGTCGGCGTGCGGGCTCCTGGGATTCGCGCTGGCGGACAGCCGGTACGCGGATCATGTGATCGTGGTGACGGACAATCTGGTGCCGTTTCCGTGTCTCCCGTGGCAGATCCAGGGGAACGATGTCGACCAGGTGGTCGTGGTCGATCGCGTGGGAGATCCGTCGAAGATCGTCAGCGGCACGACGCGCGTCACGACCAGCCCCGACCGGCTCCTGATTGCGGAGTATGTCGCGCGGTTCGTTCGCGACTCCGGGATCCTGCGCGACGGATTCAGCTTTCAGGCGGGTGCCGGCGGGATTGCGCTGGCGTTCGCGCTCAAGCTGAAGGAGATGATGCTGGAACGCGACATCACCGCGTCATTCGTGCGAGGCGGAAGCACGCAGTATCTCGTGGAAATGCTGGAGCGCGGCCTGACGAAGTGCATCCTGGACGGGCAGACCTTCGATCTGGAAGGCGTGCGGTCGATGCGCGAGAACGCGGCGCACGCGAACACGAGCCCGTTCACGAGCTACAACTACCACGGCAAGGGGAACTTCGCGTCGATGGTGGATGTGGTGGTGCTCGGCGCGACCGAGGTGGACACGGACTTCAACGCGAATGTCGTGACCCATTCCGACGGGCGTCTCCTGCACGGGATCGGCGGCTGGCAGAACTGCCTCTTCGGCAAGTGCACGGTGCTGGCGCTGCCGTCCTTCCGCGATCGGATTCCCGTGCTGGTGGACCGCGTGACGACCCTGACCGGTCCCGGGGAACTGGTGGATGTCGTGGTGACCGAGCGCGGCGTGGCCGTGAACCCGCGCCGGGAGGACCTGCTGGAGGATCTGTGCGGGAGTGACCTTCCCGTTCGGAGCATTGCGGACATCAAGGCGGAGGTGGAAGAGCTGTGCGGCGGCCCGCCTTCGCCTCCGGACCTGGGCGAGGAGGTCATCGCGGCCATTCACTGGGTGGACGGAACCGTCATTGACGCGGTACGCCGGGTGGAACGGCCCGCAAAGGAGAGCGGATGA
- a CDS encoding aldolase/citrate lyase family protein codes for MKHGKTMTAAEAGPRGEKVRSDACVRVEPETSGKVVVTVRGKVASLYGDAITAQMTEGCAALGVEHARVIVDDGGALPFVLAARLEAAVRRAECGTPNAEFLLARRPGNRGPSEKGRHRRTRLYVPGGRPNFMANAHLHAPDGVILDLEDSVAPAEKDAARVMVRCALRSLDWGDAERMVRINPLPGGIRDLPFAVGHGAQMILIPKVESAAQVEEVAAECARLAHGCGEGAPWILPILESAAGVLAAAEIAAAHTTVAAVTIGLEDYTADIGAQRTAGGRESLWARCRVVAAARAAGVQPLDSVHSDVADEDGLREAVREARSLGFDGKGCIHPRQIRVVHEAFAPTAEELAHAKAVVVAFEKALSEGSAVVALGSRMIDPPVVKRALRTVDLAVGTGILSSGWREGENA; via the coding sequence ATGAAACACGGGAAGACCATGACGGCGGCGGAGGCGGGGCCGCGGGGCGAGAAGGTGCGCTCCGACGCGTGCGTGCGCGTGGAGCCGGAGACTTCCGGCAAGGTGGTGGTGACGGTGCGCGGGAAGGTGGCGTCGCTTTATGGAGACGCGATCACGGCCCAGATGACGGAAGGATGCGCGGCGCTCGGCGTGGAGCATGCGCGCGTGATCGTGGACGACGGTGGCGCGCTCCCCTTTGTGCTGGCGGCGCGGCTGGAGGCCGCCGTCCGGCGGGCGGAGTGCGGCACCCCGAACGCGGAGTTTCTTCTTGCGCGCCGCCCGGGAAACCGGGGGCCCTCGGAGAAGGGACGACACCGGCGAACCCGCCTGTATGTTCCGGGCGGGCGGCCGAACTTCATGGCCAACGCGCACTTGCACGCACCAGATGGAGTAATACTGGACCTGGAGGACAGCGTGGCCCCTGCCGAGAAGGACGCGGCGCGGGTCATGGTGCGCTGCGCGCTTCGGTCGCTGGACTGGGGAGACGCGGAGCGGATGGTGCGGATCAACCCGTTGCCGGGGGGGATTCGTGACCTGCCGTTTGCGGTGGGGCACGGGGCGCAGATGATCCTCATTCCGAAGGTGGAGTCCGCGGCCCAGGTGGAGGAGGTCGCGGCCGAGTGCGCGCGCCTCGCGCACGGGTGCGGAGAGGGTGCGCCCTGGATTCTGCCGATTCTGGAGAGCGCGGCAGGCGTGCTGGCCGCGGCCGAAATCGCGGCGGCGCACACCACGGTGGCGGCGGTCACGATCGGGCTGGAGGACTACACGGCGGACATCGGCGCCCAGCGGACAGCCGGCGGGCGCGAGAGCCTGTGGGCGCGTTGCCGCGTGGTGGCGGCGGCGCGTGCGGCGGGTGTGCAGCCGCTCGACTCGGTGCATTCGGATGTGGCGGACGAAGACGGACTGCGCGAGGCCGTGCGCGAGGCGCGTTCGCTCGGGTTCGACGGAAAGGGCTGCATTCACCCGCGGCAGATTCGCGTGGTGCATGAAGCGTTCGCGCCGACCGCGGAGGAACTGGCGCACGCGAAGGCGGTGGTCGTGGCGTTTGAGAAGGCGCTGAGCGAAGGATCGGCCGTGGTGGCGCTGGGGAGCCGGATGATCGATCCGCCGGTTGTGAAGCGCGCGCTTCGAACGGTGGACCTTGCCGTGGGGACGGGGATTCTCTCCTCCGGCTGGAGGGAGGGAGAGAATGCCTGA
- the lysF gene encoding homoaconitase gives MARTFLEKVTARFAVGLPDGAGVRVGDVVRVRPFHVMTHDNTGAVIPKFRAIGAGAVRHPEQPVFALDHDIQNESPGNLEKYARIEAFARENGVAFFPARTGIGHQIMAEEGFVHPGTLVVGSDSHSNIYGAMAAVGTPVVRTDAAAIWATGETWWEVPPVARVRLLGALPEAVSGKDAVLALIGAFRNDEVLNHVLEFCGEGVAALTMDERMTIANMTTEWGALAGIFPFDDTLEAYLRERARVFAERGDASPRLTGAMVDRMRETVPAADEDAPVAKEITIDLGCVVPQVAGPNEVKAVRPLPEIAAEEIVVHRAYLLSCVNSRLSDIEEAAAVAGGKSFADGVKFYLAAASAEVEARARKSGAWDALLSAGAIALPPGCGPCIGLGEGTLAAGETGISATNRNFQGRMGSRESKCYLASPAVVAASALAGKITGPVEFESRALVTDMVEHPAESVPRPATEILPGFPESLSGEIVLLPRDNLNTDGIYGKDVTYRDDLTPAQMAGHAFRNYDPAFQETARPGDLLVGGRNFGTGSSREQAATAIQHFGIPLVIAASYSQTYKRNAFNNGFPLVECPALVEWLLEEVGTGDAPTIRTGIHAEVDFRASVIRVDGAEYAFPSLGSVPQELVVAGGTEALVRERMLAGEETESA, from the coding sequence ATGGCTCGCACATTTCTCGAAAAGGTGACCGCGCGTTTCGCGGTCGGGCTCCCCGACGGGGCCGGGGTTCGTGTCGGAGATGTCGTACGGGTTCGTCCGTTTCATGTGATGACGCATGACAACACGGGCGCGGTCATTCCCAAGTTCCGCGCCATCGGTGCGGGCGCGGTCCGGCACCCGGAGCAGCCGGTCTTTGCGCTGGATCACGACATTCAGAATGAATCGCCCGGGAATCTGGAGAAGTACGCCCGCATCGAGGCTTTCGCGAGAGAGAACGGGGTGGCGTTTTTCCCGGCACGCACGGGGATCGGGCATCAGATCATGGCGGAGGAGGGCTTCGTCCATCCGGGGACTCTGGTCGTGGGCTCGGATTCGCACTCGAACATCTATGGAGCGATGGCCGCCGTGGGAACGCCGGTGGTGCGCACGGACGCCGCGGCAATCTGGGCGACGGGAGAGACCTGGTGGGAAGTTCCGCCGGTGGCGCGAGTCCGGCTTCTCGGCGCGCTCCCGGAGGCGGTCTCCGGCAAGGATGCGGTGCTGGCGCTGATCGGGGCGTTCCGCAACGACGAGGTGCTGAACCATGTGCTGGAGTTCTGCGGCGAAGGGGTGGCCGCGCTGACGATGGACGAGCGCATGACGATCGCGAACATGACGACCGAGTGGGGCGCACTGGCGGGGATCTTCCCGTTCGACGACACGCTGGAGGCCTACCTGCGGGAACGCGCGCGGGTGTTCGCGGAGCGCGGCGATGCGTCGCCGAGGCTGACGGGCGCCATGGTCGACCGGATGAGGGAGACGGTTCCCGCCGCGGACGAAGACGCGCCGGTCGCAAAGGAGATCACGATCGACCTCGGGTGCGTGGTGCCGCAGGTGGCGGGACCGAACGAGGTGAAGGCGGTGCGCCCGTTGCCGGAGATCGCGGCGGAGGAGATTGTGGTGCACCGGGCGTATCTCCTGTCGTGCGTGAACTCGCGGTTGTCGGACATTGAGGAAGCGGCGGCGGTCGCGGGCGGGAAGTCGTTTGCCGACGGCGTGAAGTTCTATCTGGCGGCGGCCAGCGCGGAAGTGGAGGCGCGCGCACGGAAGAGCGGCGCATGGGACGCGCTTCTCTCGGCGGGGGCCATTGCGCTGCCCCCGGGATGCGGGCCGTGCATCGGTCTTGGCGAAGGGACGCTGGCTGCGGGGGAGACGGGGATCTCCGCCACGAATCGGAACTTCCAGGGGCGCATGGGATCACGCGAGTCGAAGTGCTATCTGGCCAGTCCCGCCGTGGTCGCGGCGTCCGCGCTGGCGGGGAAGATCACCGGACCGGTGGAGTTTGAGTCACGCGCACTGGTGACGGACATGGTGGAGCACCCGGCGGAGAGCGTGCCACGCCCGGCCACCGAGATTCTCCCGGGCTTTCCGGAATCGCTCTCGGGCGAGATCGTGCTGCTCCCGCGCGACAATCTCAACACCGACGGCATCTACGGCAAGGATGTCACCTACCGGGACGACCTCACGCCCGCGCAGATGGCCGGGCACGCGTTTCGCAACTACGACCCGGCATTCCAGGAGACGGCGCGTCCGGGAGATCTCCTGGTCGGCGGGCGGAACTTCGGCACGGGATCGAGCCGTGAACAGGCGGCCACCGCCATTCAGCACTTCGGGATACCGCTGGTGATCGCGGCGTCGTATTCGCAGACCTACAAGCGAAACGCATTCAACAACGGATTCCCGCTGGTGGAGTGCCCGGCGCTGGTCGAATGGCTGCTGGAGGAAGTGGGAACGGGAGACGCGCCGACGATCCGAACCGGAATCCACGCGGAGGTGGACTTTCGCGCGTCGGTGATCCGCGTGGACGGCGCGGAGTACGCGTTTCCTTCGCTCGGGAGTGTCCCGCAGGAACTGGTGGTCGCGGGAGGGACGGAGGCGCTCGTTCGTGAGAGGATGCTCGCGGGAGAGGAGACGGAATCCGCATGA
- the metX gene encoding homoserine O-acetyltransferase, translating to MEEYRELWSPTAAPERVRTVRIEPPGGFPAAYGGRLDSFHMAYESWGRPDAPGGTVLLVHFLTSDTHATGEYDGTPRGWWEDLVGPGRAIDTDRFFVVCPNLLGGCHGSTGPRFPAPDGDAWLDRFPLLTPRDLQRAQRLFLHEIGAGKPTLVVGPSMGGMIAWEWAADPGAAERVVSVAAPAVASPHQIGLNWLQRRAIALDGTEGETPASRRGQAVARGVGMLGYRAPEGLWEKFGRSWFREPGPDLASPGLFNVESWLHHHGRKLPKKFDARTWRLFARAMDLHDTGEGRGGVARAFSEDGTAEFLAVGISSDHLYPAAEIRRSAKEAGATYREIESPHGHDAFLLETDALAGLLADFLA from the coding sequence ATGGAGGAATACCGCGAACTCTGGTCTCCCACGGCCGCGCCCGAGCGCGTGCGGACGGTGCGGATCGAGCCGCCCGGGGGCTTCCCGGCGGCGTACGGCGGTCGGCTGGATTCCTTCCACATGGCCTATGAATCCTGGGGCCGCCCCGACGCACCCGGAGGAACCGTTCTCCTCGTCCACTTCCTCACCAGCGACACCCACGCCACCGGCGAATACGACGGCACGCCCCGCGGCTGGTGGGAGGATCTCGTCGGGCCCGGCCGGGCCATCGACACGGACCGCTTCTTCGTCGTCTGTCCGAACCTTCTCGGCGGATGCCACGGTTCCACCGGTCCGCGCTTTCCCGCCCCGGACGGAGACGCCTGGCTCGATCGCTTCCCCCTGCTCACCCCGCGCGATCTCCAGCGTGCGCAGCGGCTCTTCCTCCATGAAATCGGCGCGGGAAAGCCCACGCTGGTCGTCGGCCCCAGCATGGGCGGCATGATCGCGTGGGAGTGGGCGGCGGACCCGGGGGCGGCGGAGCGAGTCGTGTCGGTCGCGGCCCCGGCCGTGGCCTCCCCCCACCAGATCGGCCTCAACTGGCTTCAGCGACGCGCCATCGCGCTCGACGGCACGGAAGGCGAAACCCCCGCTTCCCGGCGCGGTCAGGCTGTCGCGCGCGGGGTCGGGATGCTGGGGTACCGCGCACCGGAAGGTCTGTGGGAGAAGTTCGGGCGCAGCTGGTTTCGCGAACCCGGACCCGATCTGGCCAGCCCCGGGCTCTTCAATGTGGAGTCCTGGCTTCATCATCACGGTCGGAAGCTGCCGAAAAAGTTCGACGCGCGGACCTGGCGTCTCTTCGCGCGTGCCATGGACCTTCACGACACGGGCGAAGGGCGCGGGGGCGTGGCGAGAGCCTTCTCCGAAGACGGCACGGCCGAGTTCCTCGCCGTCGGTATCTCCAGCGACCACCTCTATCCGGCCGCCGAAATCCGCCGCAGCGCGAAGGAAGCCGGAGCGACCTACCGCGAGATCGAATCCCCGCACGGGCACGACGCCTTCCTGCTCGAAACCGATGCGCTGGCGGGACTCCTGGCCGACTTTCTCGCCTGA
- a CDS encoding glycine C-acetyltransferase, whose translation MAYSGAVRDTHRAELDEIRSKGLFKEERFLRSPQASGVSVEFPAGSAPSQVVNLCSNNYLGLSSHPDVVAAAHRGLDERGYGMSSVRFICGTQDIHRTLEEKLTAFLGMEDTILFASCLDANAGVFEAVLGPEDVIISDRLVHASIVDGIRLSKAAHDTYKHSNLAHLEQKLAAHADRRIRMIVTDGVFSMDGDLAPLDGICDLADRYDALVLVDDSHASGFIGKTGRGTHEHFGVMDRVDIITTTLGKALGGASGGCVSGRTEIVELCRQRARPYLFSNSVPPPIVVSAMAVLDILSETTERRDRLHENTAFWRKGLVDAGFVIKPGGSPIVPVMLFNAKLSQDIARDLFDRGVFVIGFFFPVVAQGQARIRTQLSADHDLATLDHALQAFREVGEKHGILGLDKKGIVGKFGL comes from the coding sequence ATGGCATACTCCGGAGCGGTTCGGGACACGCACCGGGCGGAACTGGATGAGATTCGCTCGAAAGGGCTGTTCAAGGAGGAGCGGTTCCTCCGATCGCCTCAGGCCTCCGGCGTTTCGGTGGAGTTTCCGGCGGGGTCCGCGCCGTCTCAAGTCGTCAACCTCTGCTCGAACAACTATCTGGGGCTTTCCAGCCACCCGGATGTGGTGGCGGCGGCGCATCGCGGACTGGACGAGCGTGGTTACGGGATGTCGAGCGTGCGCTTCATCTGCGGGACGCAGGACATTCACCGGACACTGGAGGAGAAGCTGACGGCGTTCCTCGGCATGGAGGACACCATTCTCTTCGCGAGTTGTCTGGACGCGAACGCGGGCGTCTTCGAGGCGGTGCTCGGCCCGGAGGATGTCATCATTTCGGACCGGCTGGTCCACGCGAGCATCGTGGACGGAATCCGGCTCTCGAAGGCGGCCCACGATACCTACAAGCACTCCAACCTTGCGCACCTGGAGCAGAAGCTGGCGGCCCACGCCGACCGGCGCATCCGGATGATCGTGACCGATGGCGTGTTCAGCATGGACGGGGACCTGGCCCCTCTGGACGGCATCTGTGACCTTGCGGACCGGTACGACGCGCTGGTCCTCGTGGACGACAGCCACGCGAGCGGCTTCATCGGGAAGACGGGCCGCGGCACGCACGAACACTTCGGCGTGATGGATCGCGTGGACATCATCACCACGACGCTCGGGAAGGCGCTTGGCGGTGCCAGCGGCGGATGCGTGAGCGGACGGACGGAGATCGTGGAACTGTGTCGGCAGCGGGCGCGGCCGTATCTCTTCAGCAACTCGGTGCCGCCCCCGATTGTGGTGTCGGCCATGGCGGTTCTCGACATCCTTTCGGAAACGACGGAGCGGCGCGACCGCCTGCACGAGAACACCGCCTTCTGGCGGAAGGGGCTGGTGGACGCGGGCTTCGTGATCAAACCGGGGGGCAGCCCCATCGTGCCGGTCATGCTGTTCAACGCGAAGCTCAGTCAGGATATCGCGCGGGATCTCTTCGACCGGGGGGTCTTTGTGATCGGGTTCTTCTTCCCGGTTGTGGCGCAGGGACAGGCGCGCATTCGCACGCAACTCTCCGCCGACCACGACCTCGCCACGCTGGACCACGCGCTCCAGGCCTTCCGTGAGGTGGGGGAGAAGCACGGCATTCTGGGGCTGGACAAGAAGGGGATCGTCGGGAAGTTCGGACTCTAG
- a CDS encoding acyl carrier protein — protein MEQDILDFIRNEYLDEEDEEDIELTAETPLITSGIVDSFSMVSLKRFVEEHYEVTIPDEDATPDVFDTVASIVHVVETLRKGD, from the coding sequence GTGGAGCAGGACATTCTCGACTTCATCCGGAACGAGTACCTCGACGAAGAAGACGAAGAGGACATCGAACTGACGGCGGAAACGCCACTCATCACCAGCGGGATTGTCGACAGTTTCAGCATGGTCAGTCTCAAACGATTCGTGGAAGAGCACTACGAAGTCACCATCCCCGACGAAGACGCCACGCCGGATGTCTTCGACACGGTGGCCTCCATCGTTCATGTCGTGGAGACCCTTCGGAAGGGAGACTGA
- a CDS encoding FlgD immunoglobulin-like domain containing protein: protein MRLPAALLALLLLASTAAAPSARAASLVSAQLISSMSRLQVRSLLNLYGAPGPSAANGVDQYHIVYNTTDAHGLPTVASGALLVPTGTGVPDPVPLVSYTHGTVLLKASVPSRLYANNAQGLFFAAFGYVATMTDYLGLGDSPGLHPYHHGDTQASAAVDLIRVARPFLADSLGVTLDGSVYLTGYSQGGHAAMATHKYVEENGLLGEFDIRGCAPLSGAYYLSGGQFTFAFEYYAYPGYVVYLFEGLQTVYGNLYATRSEFYDAPYDTTIPTYLDGMSSMGALHAALPDSVHLFMQDSVLVNALADPSHPVILAVTDNDNHNWLPARPVRMAYCEGDEQVSYLNAIAAEDTMTALGAASVEAVRVGGPAVDHSGCFWPAMEDARNWFDALRAASSAAIPGATPASLSVRPNPATGDAVIAFSLPSAGRARLSVYDVAGRRIRTLLDAECTEGNTRVRWDGRDASGHPLPAGVYFVRMSTKDARATARVHRIR from the coding sequence TTGCGTCTTCCCGCGGCGCTTCTCGCGCTTCTGCTTCTGGCTTCCACGGCCGCCGCCCCGTCCGCCCGGGCGGCCTCCCTGGTTTCCGCGCAGCTCATCTCCTCCATGTCGCGCCTGCAGGTCCGCAGTCTCCTCAACCTGTACGGGGCACCCGGACCGTCGGCTGCCAACGGCGTCGACCAGTACCACATCGTCTACAACACCACCGATGCGCACGGCCTCCCCACGGTCGCATCCGGAGCGTTGCTCGTTCCCACCGGCACCGGAGTCCCGGATCCCGTGCCGCTCGTTTCCTACACGCACGGCACGGTCCTCCTGAAGGCGTCGGTGCCGTCCCGACTCTACGCAAACAACGCGCAAGGCCTCTTCTTCGCGGCCTTCGGCTATGTCGCCACGATGACCGATTACCTCGGCCTCGGCGACAGTCCGGGCCTGCACCCCTATCACCACGGCGACACGCAAGCCTCCGCCGCCGTGGACCTCATTCGTGTGGCCCGCCCCTTCCTTGCCGACAGCCTCGGCGTCACGCTCGACGGATCCGTCTACCTCACCGGCTATTCACAGGGTGGGCACGCCGCCATGGCCACTCACAAGTATGTGGAAGAGAACGGCCTCCTTGGCGAGTTCGACATCCGCGGCTGTGCGCCGCTCTCCGGCGCGTACTACCTGTCGGGCGGGCAGTTCACCTTCGCGTTTGAGTACTACGCCTATCCGGGCTATGTCGTGTACCTCTTCGAGGGGCTGCAGACCGTGTACGGGAATCTCTACGCCACGCGTTCGGAGTTCTACGACGCGCCCTACGACACCACCATCCCAACCTATCTCGACGGGATGAGTTCCATGGGAGCGCTCCACGCGGCACTGCCCGACTCCGTCCACCTCTTCATGCAGGACAGCGTTCTGGTCAACGCGCTGGCGGACCCCTCGCACCCGGTGATTCTGGCGGTCACCGACAACGACAATCACAACTGGCTGCCCGCGCGCCCCGTTCGCATGGCCTACTGCGAAGGCGACGAGCAGGTGAGTTACCTGAACGCGATCGCCGCGGAAGACACCATGACGGCACTGGGCGCGGCGTCGGTCGAAGCCGTCCGCGTCGGGGGACCGGCCGTTGACCACTCGGGCTGCTTCTGGCCCGCCATGGAGGACGCGCGCAACTGGTTCGACGCGCTCCGCGCCGCCTCCTCGGCCGCGATCCCGGGTGCAACGCCCGCCTCGCTTTCAGTCCGGCCGAATCCCGCGACAGGCGACGCTGTGATCGCCTTCTCGCTGCCGAGCGCCGGGCGCGCCCGCCTGAGTGTCTACGATGTCGCCGGGCGCCGGATCCGAACCCTCCTTGACGCGGAATGCACCGAGGGGAACACCCGGGTCCGGTGGGACGGGCGTGACGCGTCCGGGCACCCGCTACCCGCCGGGGTATACTTCGTTCGCATGTCCACGAAGGACGCACGCGCCACGGCGCGCGTCCACCGCATCCGTTGA
- a CDS encoding NAD(P)/FAD-dependent oxidoreductase has protein sequence MTKRASGGDHFDAIVIGSGAGGLSAAITMAHGGLRTLVLEAHSLPGGWCHTFALEGFRFSPGVHYLGELGEGGALRGMFAELGLGEALSFREMNPDGYDHLAIGGERFDIPAGGERFRDRLHARFPRERRGIDRYLRRVDRVFRDLRRSRPGTGAKALLSTAVRAPNLALHGLRPTAGLIRRHARDPLLQAILGIRAGNHGVAPSRVPFAQHVAIEGHYREGAWYPRGGGSAIPKAMIRRLRELGGEIRLRAEVDEILVDGTGRHARAEGVRLVDGEELRAPILVSNADAHRTYLSLVGREHLPARLLRKLHRTPHSVSAVSLFLGIDMDLAAAGFDSGNWWIQRGPDVEETYRYAARADLPGAGDPPGVFLSFPTLKDPSIRRDGLHTAEAFAFVSREAFRPFDHTEHARRGIAYEEFKADLSERIMRRIETVAPGIGSRVVFSALGTPLTNEHFLLGTNGSLYGPEKTAQWIGPFAYPMETPVGGLFHCGASTLGHGVMGVVGSGMLAGGRALARAGRALSVT, from the coding sequence TTGACGAAGCGCGCCTCCGGCGGCGATCACTTCGACGCGATCGTCATCGGGTCCGGTGCGGGCGGATTGTCGGCAGCCATCACCATGGCGCATGGCGGGCTTCGCACGCTCGTCCTGGAGGCGCACTCGCTTCCGGGCGGGTGGTGCCATACCTTCGCGCTGGAGGGCTTCCGGTTCAGCCCGGGAGTCCACTACCTCGGAGAGCTGGGCGAAGGCGGAGCGCTCCGGGGGATGTTCGCGGAACTCGGGCTGGGCGAGGCCCTCTCCTTCCGCGAGATGAATCCGGACGGCTACGATCATCTCGCGATCGGCGGCGAACGGTTCGACATCCCCGCGGGGGGCGAACGCTTCCGCGACCGCCTGCACGCCCGCTTCCCACGCGAGAGGCGCGGCATAGACCGATACCTCCGCCGGGTCGATCGCGTCTTCCGCGATCTTCGTCGCTCCCGTCCCGGCACAGGCGCGAAGGCGCTTCTCTCCACGGCGGTCCGCGCGCCGAACTTGGCGCTGCACGGACTTCGCCCGACAGCGGGCCTCATCCGGCGCCACGCGCGGGATCCGCTCCTTCAGGCCATTCTCGGGATCCGCGCGGGGAATCACGGGGTGGCTCCCTCGCGCGTGCCCTTCGCGCAGCATGTCGCCATCGAGGGGCACTACCGCGAAGGCGCGTGGTACCCCAGGGGCGGGGGCTCCGCCATCCCAAAGGCCATGATCCGGCGACTCCGCGAACTCGGCGGCGAGATCCGGTTGCGCGCGGAGGTCGATGAAATTCTCGTCGACGGGACCGGCCGCCACGCACGCGCCGAGGGAGTGCGTCTGGTCGACGGAGAAGAACTTCGCGCGCCGATCCTCGTCTCCAATGCGGACGCGCACCGAACTTATCTGTCACTGGTCGGGCGCGAGCACCTCCCCGCGCGACTCCTTCGGAAGCTCCACCGAACGCCGCACTCCGTCTCGGCGGTAAGTCTCTTTCTCGGAATCGACATGGACCTCGCCGCCGCCGGTTTCGACTCGGGCAACTGGTGGATTCAGCGCGGCCCCGATGTCGAAGAGACCTATCGATACGCGGCCCGCGCGGACCTCCCCGGGGCGGGAGATCCACCGGGCGTCTTCCTCTCCTTCCCCACGCTCAAGGATCCGTCGATCCGCCGGGACGGGCTTCACACGGCGGAAGCGTTTGCGTTTGTCTCACGCGAGGCCTTTCGCCCGTTCGACCACACCGAACACGCCCGGCGCGGCATCGCGTACGAGGAGTTCAAGGCGGACCTTTCGGAGCGCATCATGCGCCGCATCGAAACGGTGGCGCCCGGGATCGGTTCGCGTGTGGTGTTCTCCGCACTCGGGACGCCGCTGACCAACGAGCACTTTCTACTTGGAACGAACGGCAGCCTCTACGGACCGGAGAAGACCGCGCAGTGGATCGGACCGTTTGCGTATCCCATGGAGACGCCCGTTGGCGGGCTCTTCCACTGCGGAGCCAGCACGCTCGGGCATGGCGTCATGGGGGTCGTGGGGTCCGGAATGCTGGCGGGAGGGCGCGCACTCGCACGCGCGGGACGCGCCCTCTCCGTCACCTGA